The following are from one region of the Acipenser ruthenus chromosome 19, fAciRut3.2 maternal haplotype, whole genome shotgun sequence genome:
- the LOC117424346 gene encoding oxidative stress-induced growth inhibitor 1-like isoform X1, whose amino-acid sequence MQDCNRMDLPLAQAAMSPGPEQFSETCERQPLPVVIIGNGPSAICLSYFLSGHRPYVRKGAVHPNPILQRKLQDIAGSSVVEQDLEFLSEGLEGRSHNPLAVLFDALVRPDGDLGGMAESVLTWRLEPKHLVPHLVLGKGPPGGAWHSIEGSMFTLSLGDWMELPGLHFRDWMRRKRKNLRNDRATTRDIAQYYEHYVKVLGLQQRFVCGTVVTSVKPLLSSSAEEDRVEPLTASRKLYEIQGFHQTAGLQSPFCIHAENVVLATGTYDSPAWLGADGEDLPYVFHKISDLETALQKQRLGPDSDPVLIVGAGLTAADAVLTARHSNVPVIHTFRRAVSDSGLVFNQLPKMMYPEYHKVHQMMTEQSLTSSGPYKGYSSLPKHHVACFSADKKCVLEDASGKRTVFNISMAFVLIGSNPNLSFLPSHGKHLALDPEQPVNSRRNPIDTDPFTYESVQEPGLYALGPLAGDSFVRFLQGGALAVTASLLKKGTLI is encoded by the exons ATGCAAG ATTGCAACAGGATGGACCTTCCACTTGCACAAGCAGCAATGTCTCCGGGGCCGGAGCAGTTTTCTGAAACGTGCGAGCGGCAGCCTCTTCCAGTGGTCATAATAG GGAATGGGCCCTCTGCTATCTGCCTCTCCTACTTCTTGTCTGGCCACAGACCCTATGTGAGGAAGGGGGCAGTCCATCCTAACCCCATACTCCAGAGGAAGCTGCAGGACATCGCTGGGAGCTCCGTAGTGGAACAG GACCTGGAGTTCCTGTCTGAGGGACTGGAAGGGCGCTCCCACAACCCCCTGGCTGTGCTCTTCGATGCCCTGGTTCGCCCGGATGGTGACCTGGGTGGTATGGCGGAGTCGGTACTTACCTGGAGACTGGAGCCCAAGCACCTCGTTCCACACCTGGTCCTGGGCAAGGGTCCCCCAGGAGGGGCTTGGCAT TCTATCGAGGGCTCCATGTTCACACTTAGCCTCGGAGACTGGATGGAGCTGCCTGGCCTTCACTTCAGGGACTGGATGAGGAGAAAAAGAAA gaaCTTGAGGAATGACAGAGCCACGACTCGAGATATAGCTCAGTACTATGAGCACTACGTGAAGGTCCTGGGACTGCAGCAGCGCTTTGTCTGCGGGACCGTGGTGACCTCTGTGAAGCCTCTCCTCAGTAGTTCAGCAGAGGAAGACCGTGTGGAACCCCTGACTGCCTCCCGCAAGCTCTACGAGATCCAGGGGTTCCACCAGACCGCAGGACTCCAGAGCCCCTTCTGCATTCATGCAGAGAACGTGGTCTTGGCAACAGGGACTTACGACAGCCCCGCTTGGCTGGGGGCAGATGGGGAGGACCTCCCCTACGTTTTCCACAAGATCTCTGACCTGGAGACGGCTTTGCAGAAGCAGAGGCTCGGTCCGGACTCTGACCCAGTCCTGATAGTCGGGGCAGGACTCACGGCGGCAGACGCTGTCCTCACAGCCCGCCACAGCAACGTCCCGGTCATCCACACCTTCCGCAGAGCAGTGTCGGACTCCGGCCTGGTCTTCAATCAGCTGCCCAAGATGATGTACCCAGAGTACCACAAGGTCCACCAGATGATGACTGAGCAATCCCTTACCTCCAGCGGACCCTATAAAGGCTACTCAAGCCTCCCAAAGCACCATGTTGCATGCTTCTCTGCAGACAAGAAGTGTGTCCTTGAGGACGCGAGTGGGAAAAGAACCGTCTTCAACATCTCCATGGCTTTCGTCCTCATCGGCTCAAACCCCAACCTGTCCTTCTTGCCCAGCCATGGGAAGCACCTGGCTCTGGATCCAGAGCAGCCAGTTAACTCTCGACGCAACCCCATAGACACGGACCCCTTTACCTACGAGTCCGTTCAGGAGCCAGGGCTGTATGCTTTGGGGCCCCTGGCAGGGGACAGCTTTGTAAGGTTTCTGCAAGGCGGGGCACTGGCTGTGACAGCCTCCTTGCTTAAAAAAGGAACGTTGATTTAA
- the LOC117424105 gene encoding putative sodium-coupled neutral amino acid transporter 8, with protein MEELARESISLLSKPADSGLSSFGAVFIMLKSALGAGLLNFPWAFNKAGGVNTALWVELVSLVFLISGLVILGYASSISNRSTYQDVVREICGSAIGKLCEVCFVFNLFMISVAFLVVVEDQLAKLCDSLYLNTTQSPETTVPYHWYTDQHVALSTLCVLVILPLSIPKEIGFQKYTSILGTLAATYLTVVIIIKYYLMKNHIVVYHPPPTSGISSWAAMFSVIPTICFGFQCHEACIAIYSSMQNKRITHWVLISIISMLFCLLIYSLTGIFGFLTFGEGVAADILMSYPGNDVVIIVARVLFALSIITIYPIILLLGRSVIQDLLVRDRRRRGMVTQSHEKWVRISLTVAWILVTLIIALFVPDISEVISVIGGISAFFIFIFPGLCLIFAMQTEPVSPRTRLWLTVWGVITLLCGAFIFGQSTAIAIMELLNKY; from the exons ATGGAGGAGCTTGCGAGGGAGAGCATCAGCTTGCTGTCCAAGCCCGCAGACTCTGGGCTGTCTTCTTTCGGAGCGGTTTTCATCATGTTGAAGTCAGCTCTGGGCGCTGGACTTCTTAATTTTCCGTGGGCTTTCAACAAGGCGGGAGGCGTGAACACCGCTCTTTGGGTAGAACTG GTCTCCCTGGTTTTCCTCATCAGCGGACTGGTGATCCTGGGCTATGCCTCCTCCATCAGCAACCGCTCGACGTACCAGGACGTGGTGCGGGAGATCTGCGGCTCGGCCATCGGGAAGCTGTGCGAAGTCTGCTTCGTCTTCAACCTCTTCATGATCTCCGTGGCcttcctggtggtggtggaggaccAGCTGGCAAAGC TGTGCGACTCTCTGTACCTGAATACCACGCAGTCCCCCGAGACCACAGTGCCGTACCACTGGTACACAGACCAGCACGTCGCTCTGTCCACTCTGTGCGTTCTGGTCATCCTGCCTCTGTCCATCCCCAAGGAGATCGGCTTCCAGAAATACACCAG TATTCTAGGTACCTTGGCAGCGACATACTTGACAGTGGTGATCATCATTAAGTATTACCTGATGAAGAATCACATTGTGGTTTATCACCCTCCTCCTACCAGCGG CATTTCTTCCTGGGCAGCCATGTTCAGTGTCATCCCCACTATATGCTTCGGGTTTCAG TGCCACGAGGCCTGCATTGCCATCTACAGCAGCatgcaaaataaaaggatcaCACACTGGGTTCTCATCTCCATCATCTCCATGTTGTTCTGCCTGCTTATTTATTCCCTCACTG GCATTTTTGGCTTTTTAACGTTTGGGGAGGGTGTCGCTGCTGACATCCTGATGTCATATCCTGGAAACGATGTAGTCATCATTGTTGCCAGGGTGCTCTTTGCTTTGTCCATCATCACCATCTACCCAATCATCCTGCTGCTCGGCAG GTCTGTGATCCAGGACCTGTTGGTGAGGGACCGGCGGCGGCGTGGCATGGTCACCCAGTCCCACGAGAAGTGGGTGCGAATCTCGCTGACCGTGGCCTGGATCCTGGTCACCCTGATCATAGCCCTGTTCGTGCCGGACATCAGCGAGGTCATCAGTGTCATCGGGGGGATCAGCGcgttcttcatcttcatcttcccaG gTCTCTGTTTGATATTTGCAATGCAAACTGAGCCGGTTTCTCCAAGAACAAG ACTCTGGTTGACAGTGTGGGGTGTCATTACACTCCTGTGTGGAGCCTTCATTTTCGGGCAGAGCACAGCCATCGCCATCATGGaacttttaaacaaatattaa
- the LOC117424346 gene encoding oxidative stress-induced growth inhibitor 1-like isoform X2, whose protein sequence is MDLPLAQAAMSPGPEQFSETCERQPLPVVIIGNGPSAICLSYFLSGHRPYVRKGAVHPNPILQRKLQDIAGSSVVEQDLEFLSEGLEGRSHNPLAVLFDALVRPDGDLGGMAESVLTWRLEPKHLVPHLVLGKGPPGGAWHSIEGSMFTLSLGDWMELPGLHFRDWMRRKRKNLRNDRATTRDIAQYYEHYVKVLGLQQRFVCGTVVTSVKPLLSSSAEEDRVEPLTASRKLYEIQGFHQTAGLQSPFCIHAENVVLATGTYDSPAWLGADGEDLPYVFHKISDLETALQKQRLGPDSDPVLIVGAGLTAADAVLTARHSNVPVIHTFRRAVSDSGLVFNQLPKMMYPEYHKVHQMMTEQSLTSSGPYKGYSSLPKHHVACFSADKKCVLEDASGKRTVFNISMAFVLIGSNPNLSFLPSHGKHLALDPEQPVNSRRNPIDTDPFTYESVQEPGLYALGPLAGDSFVRFLQGGALAVTASLLKKGTLI, encoded by the exons ATGGACCTTCCACTTGCACAAGCAGCAATGTCTCCGGGGCCGGAGCAGTTTTCTGAAACGTGCGAGCGGCAGCCTCTTCCAGTGGTCATAATAG GGAATGGGCCCTCTGCTATCTGCCTCTCCTACTTCTTGTCTGGCCACAGACCCTATGTGAGGAAGGGGGCAGTCCATCCTAACCCCATACTCCAGAGGAAGCTGCAGGACATCGCTGGGAGCTCCGTAGTGGAACAG GACCTGGAGTTCCTGTCTGAGGGACTGGAAGGGCGCTCCCACAACCCCCTGGCTGTGCTCTTCGATGCCCTGGTTCGCCCGGATGGTGACCTGGGTGGTATGGCGGAGTCGGTACTTACCTGGAGACTGGAGCCCAAGCACCTCGTTCCACACCTGGTCCTGGGCAAGGGTCCCCCAGGAGGGGCTTGGCAT TCTATCGAGGGCTCCATGTTCACACTTAGCCTCGGAGACTGGATGGAGCTGCCTGGCCTTCACTTCAGGGACTGGATGAGGAGAAAAAGAAA gaaCTTGAGGAATGACAGAGCCACGACTCGAGATATAGCTCAGTACTATGAGCACTACGTGAAGGTCCTGGGACTGCAGCAGCGCTTTGTCTGCGGGACCGTGGTGACCTCTGTGAAGCCTCTCCTCAGTAGTTCAGCAGAGGAAGACCGTGTGGAACCCCTGACTGCCTCCCGCAAGCTCTACGAGATCCAGGGGTTCCACCAGACCGCAGGACTCCAGAGCCCCTTCTGCATTCATGCAGAGAACGTGGTCTTGGCAACAGGGACTTACGACAGCCCCGCTTGGCTGGGGGCAGATGGGGAGGACCTCCCCTACGTTTTCCACAAGATCTCTGACCTGGAGACGGCTTTGCAGAAGCAGAGGCTCGGTCCGGACTCTGACCCAGTCCTGATAGTCGGGGCAGGACTCACGGCGGCAGACGCTGTCCTCACAGCCCGCCACAGCAACGTCCCGGTCATCCACACCTTCCGCAGAGCAGTGTCGGACTCCGGCCTGGTCTTCAATCAGCTGCCCAAGATGATGTACCCAGAGTACCACAAGGTCCACCAGATGATGACTGAGCAATCCCTTACCTCCAGCGGACCCTATAAAGGCTACTCAAGCCTCCCAAAGCACCATGTTGCATGCTTCTCTGCAGACAAGAAGTGTGTCCTTGAGGACGCGAGTGGGAAAAGAACCGTCTTCAACATCTCCATGGCTTTCGTCCTCATCGGCTCAAACCCCAACCTGTCCTTCTTGCCCAGCCATGGGAAGCACCTGGCTCTGGATCCAGAGCAGCCAGTTAACTCTCGACGCAACCCCATAGACACGGACCCCTTTACCTACGAGTCCGTTCAGGAGCCAGGGCTGTATGCTTTGGGGCCCCTGGCAGGGGACAGCTTTGTAAGGTTTCTGCAAGGCGGGGCACTGGCTGTGACAGCCTCCTTGCTTAAAAAAGGAACGTTGATTTAA